In Clavibacter californiensis, the sequence CTACGGGCTCAGCCCGCGTCGACGGAACCGACCACGTGCTCGCGCACGTGCGCCACGGCGTCATCCACCACGTGGGTCACGTGCGTGTCCGCCACCTCGTAGCGGGCGATGCGCCCGTCGCGCTCCACGGTAACCAGACCCGCCGACCGCAGCACGCGCAGGTGCTGCGACACGAGTGGTTGCGAGAGGCCCGACTCGGCGACCAGCTCCGTCACGCTCATCTGCCGCGATGCGAGCAGCCCGATGAGGCCGAGGCGCGACGGCGAGGACAGCGCCTTGAAGAGGTCGGCGGCCTGCTCGAAGCCGGGGGGTGGGTAGGTCATCTGGACGATCCTAGGCCGAGGCGGAGACGCGACCCGGCCCGGATACGGCGACGGGGACCTGGCCTCACGGCCTGGTCCCCGTCTCGATCGTCGCGCGTCGTCGCGCGATGTATCAGTGCTCGTCGTAGTGGTCGCCGTGCTCGGCGTGCTTGTGTCCGTCGTGGACGTAGTCGACGTGGTCCTCGTGCGTGACGGTCTCGTGACCGCAGTCGGCGCCGTGCTGGTGCTCGGCGACGGTGTGCTCGGCGTGGGTCTCGGTGGTGTCGGTCATGATGCGTCCTAACGTCGGTGGAGCACCAGGATGACAGACACATGCACGGATTGCAATGAATGCATCCAATTGGGAATCGTGCTCATGTGCGCACATGGGCGCCGGCCGCTGCGCGCGTCAGTAGAGCAGGAAGGACTTCGGCTCGGCGCTCTTCACGCCGGCCACCTCTACCGAGAGCGTGTAGGTCGCGCCGCCGGCGGGCACGGCCGGACGCTCCTTCTCCTGGCACGTGGTGGTGGACGACCGCTGGCGCGACCACTCGAACGGCGACGACGTCTGCGGCGTGCGGGCGGCGAGCTCGACCTCGGCGTCCTCCGCGCCCGTCTGGCAGTCGGTCGACTTCCAGTAGACGTCGGATCCGCTCGAGATCGTGAACACCTGCGTGGTCGTCCCGAGGTTCGCCGTGCAGGGCTCCATGCCGGTGTTCGTGACGGTGAAGGAGAGCTTCGGCAGCACGCCCGCCTTGTAGGAGGCGGCGTCGGTGACGGGCGTGACGGTCAGCTGGCCCGCGGCGCAGGATCCGTCGGCGTTCGTCTCCGTGCCGGTGCCTGCGCTGGCGCTCGGGCTGGGGTCGGGGGTCGGCTCGGCGGCGGCGTCACCCGAGTCGCCGGCGGCGGCATCCGCGCTGGGCGTCGCGCCGGGGGCTGCGGTGTCGGCCGAGCCGCGGCCGAGGTTCGAGACGATGATCACGACGACGGCGATCACGGCCACCACGACGAGCAGCGCGAGCA encodes:
- a CDS encoding ArsR/SmtB family transcription factor; this encodes MTYPPPGFEQAADLFKALSSPSRLGLIGLLASRQMSVTELVAESGLSQPLVSQHLRVLRSAGLVTVERDGRIARYEVADTHVTHVVDDAVAHVREHVVGSVDAG